A portion of the Daphnia magna isolate NIES linkage group LG4, ASM2063170v1.1, whole genome shotgun sequence genome contains these proteins:
- the LOC116921542 gene encoding RNA-binding protein NOB1 has protein sequence MKDKKISKLVADSAAFIRNAQMQDIADVVYTVRDVVDEIRDQATKQRLRVLPYEIKMMEPSPDAIVKVTEFAKKTGDYATLSATDIKVLALTYQLEVESNGCEHLKSEPTIKKTIVVGPRPPGPDKVETLAGFYMPKSGAKSEGEVDKLSEQLAEVAVKANDTEVAVEANDISKEELQPAKQQDAIEGTNNGSGQGEEEEEGYDSEDDFNDEENGDTVDDEEEDDDEDDDGGWITPGNIQQVKHSMVGNTETVQLDVACLTTDFAMQNVLMQMGLHVVSLEGRLIHEARTYILRCYACFRTTSNVTKVFCPKCGNQTLKKVAVSLNEDGTLQIHISSRKKLTARGKKFSLPMPKGGKYACNPILVEDQREAQQRATRLGRTKTNALDPDYVAGNSPFAINDVYSRAAQLGRTGRASNNFKNRRNPAEFRKKKR, from the exons ATGAAGGATAAAAAGATTAGCAAGCTTGTTGCTGATTCAGCAGCGTTCATCAGAAATGCGCAAATGCAG GATATTGCTGATGTCGTTTACACGGTTAGGGATGTCGTTGACGAAATTAGAGATCAAGCTACAAAGCAGAGACTCAGAGTTTTACcttatgaaataaaaatgatggaACCATCACCAGACGCCATTGTGAAAG TGACTGAATTTGCAAAAAAGACTGGTGATTATGCTACTTTGTCAGCTACAGACATAAAAGTCTTGGCATTGACATACCAATTGGAGGTAGAATCTAATGGCTGTGAACACCTCAAAAGTGAACCaactattaaaaaaactatAGTTGTGGGACCCAGACCCCCTGGTCCTGATAAAGTTGAGACATTGGCAGGCTTTTACATGCCAAAGTCAGGAGCAAAATCAGAAGGTGAAGTAGATAAGCTGTCTGAGCAATTGGCAGAAGTAGCAGTCAAAGCCAATGACACAGAAGTGGCAGTAGAAGCCAATGACATCAGCAAAGAAGAATTGCAGCCAGCAAAACAGCAGGATGCAATCGAAGGCACAAACAATGGTTCTGGTCAAggggaggaagaagaggaaggatATGACAGTGAAGACGACTTTAATGATGAGGAAAACGGTGATACAgttgatgatgaagaagaagatgacgacgaagacgacgacgGTGGTTGGATTACCCCTGGAAATATCCAGCAAGTTAAGCACAGTATGGTCGGAAATACTGAAACGGTCCAACTTGATGTTGCTTGCTTGACAACGGATTTTGCCATGCAG AACGTCTTGATGCAAATGGGTCTACATGTAGTGTCGCTTGAGGGTCGCTTAATCCATGAAGCACGAACCTATATCCTTCGTTGTTATGCATGTTTCCGGACGACTAGCAACGTAACTAAAG ttttttgCCCCAAATGCGGAAATCAGACATTGAAAAAAGTGGCTGTTAGTTTAAATGAAGATGGTACATTGCAGATCCACATTTCCAGCAGAAAGAAGCTAACAGCTCGTGGCAAGAAA TTTTCATTGCCGATGCCAAAAGGGGGTAAATACGCGTGCAATCCGATCCTTGTGGAAGATCAACGAGAAGCTCAGCAACGAGCTACACGTTTGGGCCGTACCAAAACGAATGCGTTGGATCCTGACTACGTTGCAG GAAATTCCCCTTTTGCTATCAACGACGTTTATTCGCGGGCAGCCCAACTTGGACGAACGGGTCGTGCATCTAACAACTTTAAAAATCGGCGAAACCCGGCTGaatttcgtaaaaaaaaacgttga